The Euphorbia lathyris chromosome 2, ddEupLath1.1, whole genome shotgun sequence genome includes a window with the following:
- the LOC136217135 gene encoding AP2/ERF and B3 domain-containing transcription factor At1g51120, protein MEEEASSSMISTSFDRRYHPLQANKRSRNDNLGKFKGVVPQQNKHWGAQIYTNHQRIWLGTFKSEKEAAMAYDSAAIKFRSGDSHRNFPWTERNIQEPNFQTQYSTQGILNMIRDGSYQPKFTEFLRTQGTCSINNGELSCMQLFQKELTPSDVGKLNRLVIPKKFAVKYFPYMNGSEDEEDIELVFYDGAIKCWKFRYCYWKSSQSFVFTRGWNRFVKEKNLKEKDIVTFYACVSPVQQTQHFSLIDVTYSNGKTCVNVDGINQIQEMQKELELKLGQSIRTNNLQEEEDDDDIEGQFKESKRFKGLESKTKDKEKGLRLFGVQIN, encoded by the coding sequence atggaagaagaagcatCATCAAGCATGATTTCTACTTCATTTGATAGACGTTATCATCCTCTTCAAGCAAACAAACGTTCAAGAAATGATAATTTAGGAAAATTTAAAGGTGTGGTGCCCCAACAAAACAAGCATTGGGGAGCACAAATTTACACAAATCACCAAAGGATTTGGTTAGGGACATTCAAGTCTGAAAAAGAAGCAGCAATGGCATATGATAGTGCAGCTATCAAGTTTCGGAGCGGGGATTCACACCGAAATTTCCCATGGACAGAAAGGAATATTCAAGAGCCTAATTTTCAAACCCAGTATTCCACACAAGGAATATTGAACATGATTAGAGATGGATCCTATCAACCAAAATTCACCGAGTTTCTTAGAACACAAGGGACATGTAGTATTAACAATGGGGAACTTTCATGTATGCAACTATTTCAAAAGGAGCTAACACCAAGTGATGTAGGTAAGTTGAATAGGCTTGTTATACCTAAGAAATTTGCAGTTAAGTATTTTCCATATATGAATGGgtcagaagatgaagaagatataGAACTTGTGTTTTATGATGGAGCAATCAAGTGTTGGAAATTTAGGTATTGCTATTGGAAAAGTAGCCAAAGCTTTGTATTTACAAGAGGGTGGAATAGGTTTGTGAAGGAGaagaatttaaaagaaaaagacatTGTCACTTTTTATGCATGTGTCTCTCCGGTACAACAAACTCAACATTTTTCATTAATTGATGTAACATATAGTAATGGGAAAACTTGTGTTAATGTTGATGGGATTAATCAAATTCAGGAGATGCAAAAAGAATTGGAATTGAAGTTGGGGCAAAGTATTAGAACCAATAACttacaagaagaagaagatgatgatgatattGAGGGTCAATTTAAGGAATCTAAAAGATTCAAAGGATTGGAATCAAAAACCAAGGATAAAGAAAAGGGATTGAGGCTTTTTGGAgtgcaaattaattaa